Proteins found in one Nitratiruptor sp. SB155-2 genomic segment:
- a CDS encoding protein kinase domain-containing protein codes for MAYKICPVCGTKNEPNALLCKNCSYDISSVAISEEKPIQTPLVLVSQDFSITIIKPTVLGREGIAKSHFTDKGISRKHAKIFNENGQWYIQDLNSTNGTYLNGQKLIPNKKYPLQQNDILSLAQKIFFTVQFNPQSDTTVKEHFISDKTEKEAILDDKTINKTVAVAKPHALTQAPKQVAGYDILKHLSSGGESDTYLVQKEGQHYVLKIYRLHMLPDLNLVKNIKQLTLEHPQHLVRLIDYGETEGNFYEIYEYCKLGSIAELLQKDEYKKRFSQKETFFDFLQQVNEALKVLHSHNIYHRDLKPSNILLRDWFEVVLCDFGIAKSIEESTVFTKNFKGTYKYSAPETFSNEYNKKSDYWSLGMILYLLYFGKEPFEEEDLNRILSKIVSDEPIAIETDDAKIKTVLQGLLQKDSTKRWGATEIDQFLQKEQLVENKCLQESEHPQKYRGWEAFDDKSAQIWREVGFTPQEALEWKNSGFMEREALLLKQDANLTPQEAKIARLEGLSFDEIKLLKKHFYALLQRKKAHNGALKSLSYDPEGIILASGGNDYAVRLWNSRSYQELAILEWHTDYVQCVSFDQQGKTLASASKDKTICLWNVETKKHLATLQGHQSYVTCVSFHPSKNILASGSWDMQIRVWDIETQKTIATLNDSKSYINSIDFNHDGSLLACGTEGGEVIIWQMQTKEAKAFFNDHTASVHAVAFHPNKNILASGSEDGYVILWDYRNGEKISLFRHGFSIKAIAFHPDGTLLATAGENSIITIWDTETGVRITQFSDTLEDSEFMEIAPMQEDVLAVRQGNTIEIWNLHEQTRISTIVLNAYDIVSLAYHPKGDHLCAGTVDGKLHIWSSNLIDTIDQIKKEGFSVKEFLSWLKNGFSLYEAKMWYQLGFDALQAQSWRTEGFLPYEAKKWIEYGFDVQSAMQWKNAGFLPNIAKNMTDDGFSINELFTWLDNGFGLEEAKEWKRAGFDIEEAKLWKEKNIPASKAKRFRRFGLTLGSLLAKIF; via the coding sequence ATGGCATATAAAATCTGTCCTGTTTGTGGAACAAAAAATGAGCCAAATGCACTTCTTTGCAAAAATTGCTCATACGATATCTCTTCAGTTGCAATCAGCGAAGAAAAGCCAATACAAACACCCCTTGTGTTAGTATCACAGGATTTCTCTATCACTATCATAAAACCGACGGTTTTAGGAAGAGAAGGGATCGCAAAATCCCACTTTACCGATAAAGGAATCTCAAGAAAACATGCTAAGATCTTCAATGAAAATGGCCAATGGTATATTCAAGACCTCAACAGCACTAACGGAACCTATCTGAATGGACAAAAGCTCATCCCAAACAAAAAGTATCCATTACAGCAAAATGACATCCTCTCTTTGGCTCAAAAAATCTTTTTCACTGTCCAGTTTAACCCGCAAAGCGATACAACGGTCAAAGAACATTTCATTAGCGACAAAACAGAAAAAGAAGCTATTTTAGACGATAAGACAATCAATAAAACCGTCGCAGTCGCAAAACCACATGCCCTCACCCAAGCCCCCAAACAGGTAGCGGGTTACGATATCCTCAAACATCTCTCATCCGGAGGTGAATCGGATACCTATCTAGTACAAAAAGAAGGACAGCACTATGTCCTCAAAATTTATCGCTTGCATATGCTTCCTGATTTGAATTTGGTAAAAAATATTAAACAACTCACTCTCGAACACCCTCAACATCTCGTTCGGCTCATCGATTATGGTGAAACAGAAGGTAATTTTTACGAAATATATGAATACTGCAAATTGGGCAGTATCGCAGAACTTTTGCAAAAAGATGAGTACAAAAAACGCTTTTCCCAAAAAGAGACTTTTTTTGATTTCTTGCAACAGGTCAATGAAGCTTTAAAAGTCCTTCACAGCCACAACATCTATCACCGTGACCTCAAACCTTCCAATATTTTGCTAAGAGACTGGTTCGAGGTGGTGCTGTGCGATTTTGGTATTGCAAAAAGTATCGAAGAATCTACTGTTTTTACCAAAAATTTCAAAGGAACATATAAATACTCAGCCCCTGAGACCTTCTCCAATGAATACAACAAAAAAAGTGACTACTGGTCACTTGGAATGATTTTATATCTGCTTTACTTCGGAAAAGAGCCCTTTGAAGAAGAGGATCTCAACAGGATTCTTTCAAAGATTGTTTCTGATGAACCGATAGCAATCGAAACAGACGATGCCAAAATCAAAACTGTGCTCCAAGGCCTTTTGCAAAAAGATAGCACCAAACGTTGGGGAGCAACAGAGATTGATCAATTTTTACAAAAAGAACAACTTGTAGAAAATAAATGTCTGCAAGAAAGCGAACATCCTCAAAAATATAGAGGCTGGGAAGCCTTTGATGACAAAAGTGCACAAATTTGGCGTGAAGTCGGTTTTACGCCACAAGAAGCATTAGAGTGGAAAAATTCCGGTTTTATGGAACGTGAAGCTCTCTTGCTCAAACAAGACGCCAATTTGACACCCCAAGAAGCCAAAATTGCCCGACTGGAAGGACTTTCGTTTGATGAGATAAAACTGCTAAAAAAACATTTTTACGCTCTTTTGCAGAGAAAAAAAGCACATAATGGAGCGCTCAAGAGTCTCTCTTACGATCCAGAAGGCATCATCCTTGCTTCCGGAGGCAATGATTATGCCGTGCGGCTATGGAACTCTCGCTCTTATCAAGAGCTTGCCATTTTGGAATGGCATACAGACTATGTGCAGTGCGTCTCGTTCGATCAGCAAGGAAAAACACTGGCAAGTGCCAGTAAAGATAAAACCATTTGCTTATGGAATGTGGAAACAAAAAAGCATCTTGCAACATTACAAGGGCATCAAAGCTATGTCACGTGTGTCTCATTCCATCCCAGCAAAAATATATTAGCCAGTGGCAGCTGGGATATGCAAATCCGCGTTTGGGATATCGAGACGCAAAAGACGATTGCCACTCTCAATGACAGCAAAAGCTATATTAACAGCATCGATTTCAATCATGATGGCTCACTCCTTGCTTGCGGAACAGAAGGCGGTGAAGTTATTATTTGGCAGATGCAGACCAAAGAAGCAAAAGCTTTTTTTAATGACCATACCGCCAGTGTGCATGCAGTAGCATTCCATCCAAACAAAAATATTCTTGCCAGTGGCTCTGAAGATGGTTATGTCATCCTTTGGGATTATCGCAACGGAGAAAAAATATCTCTTTTCAGACACGGTTTTAGCATCAAAGCAATCGCTTTCCATCCAGATGGTACGCTCCTCGCAACAGCAGGTGAAAATAGCATTATAACTATATGGGATACAGAAACTGGTGTAAGAATTACACAGTTTTCAGATACATTGGAAGATAGCGAATTTATGGAAATAGCTCCGATGCAGGAAGATGTATTGGCCGTTCGACAAGGCAATACCATCGAAATATGGAATCTTCATGAACAAACAAGGATTAGTACGATTGTACTCAATGCATACGATATCGTATCATTGGCATACCATCCAAAAGGCGATCATCTTTGCGCTGGAACAGTAGACGGAAAACTCCACATCTGGTCATCCAATCTCATTGACACCATTGATCAAATCAAAAAAGAGGGATTTAGTGTCAAAGAGTTTTTATCGTGGTTGAAAAACGGTTTTTCACTATACGAAGCAAAAATGTGGTATCAGCTTGGTTTTGATGCACTTCAAGCGCAATCATGGAGAACAGAGGGATTTTTGCCATATGAAGCCAAAAAATGGATCGAATATGGCTTTGATGTCCAATCGGCCATGCAATGGAAAAATGCAGGATTTTTACCAAATATCGCAAAGAATATGACAGATGACGGTTTTAGTATCAACGAACTTTTTACGTGGCTCGACAACGGTTTTGGTTTGGAAGAAGCCAAAGAGTGGAAGAGGGCAGGATTTGATATCGAAGAAGCAAAGCTGTGGAAAGAGAAAAATATTCCAGCGTCTAAAGCAAAACGTTTTAGAAGATTTGGCTTAACTCTTGGCTCACTTTTAGCCAAGATTTTTTAA
- a CDS encoding AAA family ATPase yields MITIEKLPKWVKELLSFTSIYQQFLIDGNIYDFYPYFNKKYGYVTQSLPNYLTAVLHQVGYENVILYEPCIGFTLLKGNHEQLQQEGIDFSNQKLAATCSLREASEIIEKILQTDQTNSAVIFNYASRIHTLYSQQEIDEFLYRFFRFSLNAYPIKTDDIPKFNLLLFILEQKEDFPPWYNHSKIRSLSIPKPDSETRKKIIRSVITSFKEFQTLLPQRQDEIVELLSVYTNTLDGKDILHCFMLAKQKYSHISQVFETIQEYKSGAIETLWNKKELLSNLRENLQKEIFGQDSAVEKVVKAFQCAFYDLYRLENPEAIDKPRLTYLFASSCKEIPKEIGKSLAKTVLNSESLLFLFNLSEYVQSDEPLKKLLHGEHGLIKIIQEYPSSIIMFENIEKVPLQIQNIVYQVVKNGRINIDKQMLYFTQAIVILTTSIEPPPVNDAKQSLEKITSDYYTAAKQQVQQHINSDLLDNCELILFGPIKKDDIQKWIQKKIEEVLVRIKNIQNITIILNDTAIQKIISECMKRYNPFSMQEVETCLHDILTHPLAEYLLQHNIQYGQTILIEKCEARNHWWHLHGTVA; encoded by the coding sequence ATGATCACAATAGAAAAACTACCCAAATGGGTTAAAGAACTTCTTAGTTTTACCTCAATCTATCAACAATTTTTAATCGATGGAAACATATATGATTTCTATCCCTATTTTAATAAAAAATATGGCTATGTAACACAATCTTTACCAAACTATTTAACTGCCGTTCTACACCAAGTAGGCTATGAAAATGTGATTTTATACGAACCTTGCATCGGTTTTACTCTCTTAAAAGGCAATCATGAGCAACTACAACAAGAAGGGATCGATTTTAGTAACCAAAAATTGGCCGCAACATGCTCTTTGCGTGAAGCCTCCGAGATAATCGAAAAAATTTTACAAACAGATCAAACAAATAGTGCAGTTATATTCAACTATGCTTCTCGAATCCATACGCTTTACAGCCAACAAGAGATAGATGAGTTTCTTTATCGGTTTTTCCGATTCTCGCTCAATGCATATCCCATCAAAACAGATGATATCCCCAAATTTAATCTTCTGCTTTTTATCCTTGAACAAAAAGAGGATTTTCCTCCCTGGTACAATCACAGTAAAATCCGTTCTCTTTCTATTCCCAAACCAGATAGTGAAACACGAAAAAAGATTATACGATCTGTCATCACCTCGTTTAAGGAATTCCAAACACTTCTACCCCAAAGACAGGATGAAATTGTAGAACTTCTATCTGTATATACGAATACATTGGATGGCAAAGATATTTTGCACTGTTTCATGCTTGCAAAACAGAAATACTCGCATATAAGCCAGGTATTTGAAACGATCCAAGAGTACAAAAGCGGTGCAATAGAAACTCTTTGGAACAAAAAAGAGCTGTTATCTAACCTGCGAGAAAACCTCCAAAAAGAAATTTTCGGTCAGGATAGTGCAGTAGAAAAAGTTGTTAAAGCATTCCAATGCGCCTTTTATGATTTATATCGCCTGGAGAATCCAGAAGCAATCGATAAACCTCGCTTGACCTACCTTTTTGCAAGCTCTTGTAAAGAAATACCCAAAGAGATTGGCAAAAGTTTGGCAAAAACAGTTTTAAACAGTGAATCTTTGCTTTTTTTATTTAATCTATCTGAATATGTTCAGAGTGATGAACCGCTTAAGAAACTATTACACGGTGAGCATGGTCTAATAAAGATAATCCAAGAATATCCAAGCAGTATCATCATGTTTGAAAATATCGAAAAAGTTCCTTTGCAAATCCAAAATATTGTATACCAAGTGGTAAAAAATGGAAGAATAAATATTGACAAACAGATGCTCTATTTTACACAGGCAATAGTTATACTCACAACGAGCATCGAACCACCTCCAGTAAATGATGCAAAACAATCTCTTGAGAAGATAACTTCAGATTATTACACGGCCGCAAAGCAACAGGTGCAACAACATATCAACAGCGACCTTTTAGACAATTGCGAATTGATACTATTTGGTCCAATTAAAAAAGATGATATACAAAAATGGATCCAAAAAAAGATAGAAGAGGTGTTGGTAAGGATAAAAAATATACAAAATATTACGATAATACTCAATGATACAGCCATACAAAAGATAATCAGCGAATGCATGAAACGGTACAATCCTTTTAGTATGCAAGAGGTCGAAACCTGTTTGCATGATATATTGACCCATCCTTTAGCCGAGTATCTTTTGCAACACAATATTCAATATGGTCAAACCATATTGATAGAAAAGTGTGAGGCACGAAATCATTGGTGGCATCTACATGGCACCGTAGCCTAA
- a CDS encoding mannose-1-phosphate guanylyltransferase/mannose-6-phosphate isomerase, whose product MTNIILCGGNGTRLWPISRENMPKQFLKMFDDKSLYQLTLLRNRSFSNRTIIVSNAAQYFLAQDQTHELRLDGHEPFFVVEAIGRNTAAAIAFGAFLAPEDILFVTPSDHLIENEQKYAEMIEYGLKAAQNDALVTFGIIPTKPETGYGYIQAKKESTTILDVIHFKEKPDLQTAKNYLQANEDTKSNSIYLWNSGMFMFKASVYLQELQKHAPTVYKTAKSAFENAQKDDFIRLKSDDMLSIPDISIDYALMEKSSNIKVIKSEIKWNDVGSFDALDEVFEKDKNQNTKLNNLFAYNSHNNFVFGRYKTIALNEVNDLVIVDTPSALLVGKKGSSQKVREIVKMLKDKNPQLVQYGRTVYKPWGKFTNLHEDKRFKVKTLVVKPGKRLSLQKHFHRSEHWVVVKGTALVQIEEKEFLLRSNESTFIPMGAKHRLSNPGKVPLEVVEVQVGEYLGEDDIVRLQDDYGRIKDEQ is encoded by the coding sequence ATGACCAATATTATATTGTGCGGTGGAAATGGAACAAGACTCTGGCCAATTAGCCGAGAAAATATGCCAAAACAGTTTTTGAAAATGTTTGATGACAAATCACTTTACCAACTGACTCTTCTACGCAATAGATCCTTTAGCAACCGAACTATCATAGTTTCCAATGCAGCACAATATTTTCTTGCACAAGATCAAACCCATGAATTAAGACTCGATGGACATGAACCATTTTTTGTTGTCGAAGCCATTGGACGCAATACTGCAGCCGCCATTGCTTTTGGGGCTTTTTTGGCCCCAGAAGATATTCTTTTTGTTACCCCAAGTGATCATTTGATCGAAAATGAACAAAAATATGCTGAAATGATCGAATATGGTCTTAAAGCAGCCCAAAATGACGCACTTGTTACATTCGGTATCATTCCAACAAAACCGGAAACTGGTTATGGCTACATACAAGCGAAAAAAGAGAGCACTACAATCTTGGATGTAATACACTTCAAAGAAAAACCCGACCTTCAAACCGCCAAAAATTATCTGCAAGCCAATGAAGACACCAAAAGTAATTCTATATACTTGTGGAATTCTGGCATGTTTATGTTCAAAGCCTCTGTCTACTTGCAAGAACTTCAAAAGCATGCTCCAACGGTTTATAAAACAGCAAAGAGTGCTTTCGAAAATGCCCAAAAAGACGACTTTATACGATTAAAAAGTGATGATATGCTCAGTATTCCAGATATTAGCATCGATTATGCTCTTATGGAAAAGAGCTCAAATATAAAAGTGATCAAAAGTGAAATCAAATGGAACGATGTCGGCAGTTTTGATGCTTTAGATGAAGTATTTGAAAAGGATAAAAACCAAAATACCAAACTTAACAATCTATTTGCTTACAACTCCCATAACAATTTTGTATTTGGTCGCTATAAGACTATTGCATTGAATGAAGTAAATGATTTGGTTATCGTCGACACCCCTTCTGCTTTGTTAGTGGGCAAAAAAGGTTCATCCCAAAAGGTGAGAGAAATAGTCAAAATGCTCAAAGATAAAAACCCTCAACTTGTACAGTATGGAAGAACTGTATATAAGCCATGGGGGAAATTTACCAATCTTCACGAGGACAAACGTTTCAAAGTCAAAACATTAGTTGTGAAGCCGGGGAAAAGACTTTCCTTGCAAAAACACTTCCATAGAAGTGAACACTGGGTTGTCGTCAAAGGAACAGCCCTTGTACAAATCGAAGAGAAAGAATTTTTACTCCGAAGCAACGAGTCAACCTTTATTCCCATGGGCGCAAAACATAGACTGAGCAATCCCGGAAAAGTTCCATTGGAAGTGGTTGAGGTACAGGTGGGCGAATATTTGGGTGAAGATGACATTGTACGATTGCAAGATGATTACGGCAGAATCAAGGATGAACAATGA
- a CDS encoding integrase core domain-containing protein: MNERFNRTIQEQFIQYYEDVLFTDLQEFNKKLAKWLIDYNTKIPHHSLNLKSPVQFLPENHYECHMYWTYTLS; the protein is encoded by the coding sequence ATAAATGAGAGATTTAACAGAACCATCCAAGAACAGTTTATTCAATACTATGAAGATGTACTCTTTACAGACTTACAAGAATTCAATAAAAAATTAGCAAAATGGCTTATCGATTACAATACCAAAATACCACACCATTCACTTAATCTCAAATCTCCGGTACAATTCCTCCCTGAAAATCATTATGAGTGCCATATGTATTGGACTTATACACTATCTTGA
- a CDS encoding putative bifunctional diguanylate cyclase/phosphodiesterase: MKTMTVGKLFIIYGLLMCSIIFLIYYEASNIFKNSLENKVLQDTYSIANLTFDSMFQVMKKGWDREDLLEFMESLKSTQKNYHIDIYRTDIVERIFGKTYQPPFDDKIVQAIQQKREVSIKENGKIRFIMPVKAQNLCLQCHMNAKVGDVLGVVEVVSNLDPLISSSTKEFSKALIVSFLLPLGIIFFIGYVITRKLRKGLEEIKKVTQSISHMDDLDKIKQQKIDFPLKEFDEIYADIKELANRLSKIAIDREILEFEIKLLEKFILTSEVVKDWKEYVSMLLIEINKVIPIYMMFSIFKETDRYEVEIFWIGNPSKKLKQKFEEIIKPKIAETFALEKDEYIEMHHNVTNQDMCIPDTALDDIEYKTKSLLLEKPQIGGIVGIGVSPEIKENPTKILVVESVLSTLLNVVGSVKAIYKYTKDLEYYATRDPLTNLYNQRVFWELISYEEERAKRHHYKFSLLVIDLDNFKLVNDTYGHDFGDEFLNKIADLLQDCVRPGDIVARYGGDEFVIVLPETDEQGAFIVANRILKNAEKYSIHTPDGKIINPRLSIGVATCPDHADNIKDLFSIADHMMYKAKSAGKAQVKLPTQEDIEELFQEESEISIFLTEAVKNREIIPYFQPILNVKTEKVEAYELLARFRYKDELLPAATFIEVAEKTGLIFKMDLILLEKAFEKMQGRKEKLFVNLSPKALVISDYFLKVNQLVKTYGIDPKNLVFEITERDTVKNFSLLQKFVNELKNSGFNFAIDDFGSGFSSFYYVKQLPIDYVKIEGEFIKNLLVDEKDRAFVESIVTLSKKLGIKTVAEFIEDESILHAIQQLEIDYGQGYYIGKPSPEMGTID, translated from the coding sequence ATGAAAACAATGACAGTCGGTAAGCTCTTTATTATATATGGTTTACTTATGTGTTCTATTATATTTCTAATTTATTACGAAGCTTCTAATATTTTTAAAAACTCTTTAGAAAACAAAGTTTTACAAGATACATATTCTATTGCAAATTTAACTTTTGATTCAATGTTTCAGGTGATGAAAAAGGGATGGGATCGAGAAGATTTACTAGAGTTTATGGAGAGTCTCAAATCGACACAAAAGAATTATCACATAGACATTTATAGAACAGATATCGTAGAAAGAATTTTTGGAAAAACCTATCAGCCGCCTTTTGACGATAAGATCGTTCAAGCCATTCAACAAAAAAGAGAAGTTAGCATCAAAGAAAATGGGAAAATACGCTTTATTATGCCGGTAAAAGCGCAAAATCTATGTTTGCAATGCCATATGAATGCAAAAGTGGGAGATGTGCTAGGGGTTGTTGAAGTAGTGTCCAATCTCGATCCTCTCATATCTTCTAGTACAAAAGAGTTTTCAAAAGCACTTATCGTATCTTTCCTCCTTCCTTTAGGAATTATATTTTTCATCGGGTATGTAATTACCAGAAAATTGAGAAAAGGCCTTGAAGAAATTAAAAAAGTGACACAAAGTATATCGCATATGGATGATTTAGATAAGATAAAACAGCAAAAAATAGATTTTCCTTTAAAAGAGTTCGATGAAATTTATGCCGATATCAAAGAGTTGGCAAATAGGCTTTCTAAAATTGCAATAGATAGAGAGATTTTAGAATTTGAAATCAAACTCCTTGAAAAATTTATACTCACTTCCGAAGTCGTTAAAGATTGGAAAGAGTATGTCTCGATGTTACTTATAGAGATCAATAAAGTTATTCCGATATATATGATGTTTTCCATATTTAAAGAGACAGATAGATATGAAGTTGAGATTTTTTGGATAGGGAACCCTTCTAAAAAGTTGAAACAGAAATTTGAAGAGATTATAAAGCCAAAAATTGCAGAAACATTCGCGTTGGAAAAAGATGAGTATATTGAGATGCATCATAATGTAACAAATCAAGATATGTGCATTCCAGATACTGCATTAGATGATATCGAATATAAAACCAAATCGTTATTGCTTGAAAAACCGCAAATAGGAGGTATTGTTGGGATTGGAGTTTCTCCAGAAATCAAAGAGAATCCTACAAAAATTCTTGTAGTGGAGAGTGTGCTGTCGACGCTTTTGAATGTGGTGGGCTCAGTCAAGGCTATATATAAATATACAAAGGACTTGGAGTATTACGCTACGCGAGATCCGCTTACAAATCTTTACAACCAGAGGGTTTTTTGGGAGCTTATCAGTTACGAAGAGGAAAGAGCGAAAAGACACCATTATAAGTTTTCTTTACTTGTCATTGATCTGGATAATTTCAAACTAGTCAACGATACGTATGGCCACGATTTTGGAGATGAATTTTTGAACAAAATTGCAGATTTGTTGCAAGATTGTGTGCGGCCAGGGGATATTGTTGCCAGATATGGAGGAGATGAATTTGTCATCGTTCTTCCTGAAACTGATGAGCAGGGTGCCTTTATCGTGGCAAATAGAATTTTAAAAAATGCAGAGAAATACTCTATCCATACGCCTGATGGGAAAATAATCAATCCGAGACTCTCTATAGGAGTTGCAACCTGTCCAGATCATGCAGATAACATAAAAGATCTCTTTTCCATAGCGGACCATATGATGTATAAAGCGAAATCTGCTGGAAAAGCGCAAGTTAAGCTCCCAACACAAGAGGATATTGAAGAGCTCTTCCAAGAAGAGAGTGAAATAAGTATCTTTTTAACAGAAGCTGTTAAAAACAGAGAGATCATACCTTATTTTCAGCCTATATTAAATGTGAAAACAGAAAAAGTGGAAGCGTATGAACTGTTGGCTCGTTTTAGGTATAAAGATGAACTTTTGCCTGCTGCAACGTTCATAGAAGTTGCTGAAAAAACCGGTCTCATTTTTAAGATGGATCTCATTTTATTGGAAAAAGCTTTTGAAAAAATGCAAGGAAGAAAAGAGAAGCTTTTCGTGAATCTCTCTCCTAAAGCCTTGGTGATTTCTGACTATTTCTTAAAAGTAAACCAACTTGTTAAGACGTATGGCATAGATCCAAAAAATTTGGTATTTGAAATAACGGAAAGAGATACCGTTAAGAACTTTTCCCTTTTACAAAAATTTGTCAATGAGCTTAAAAATTCTGGATTTAATTTTGCTATCGATGATTTTGGAAGTGGATTTTCGTCTTTTTACTATGTGAAACAGCTTCCTATCGATTATGTCAAAATAGAAGGCGAGTTTATCAAAAATCTTCTCGTTGATGAAAAAGATAGAGCTTTTGTCGAAAGTATTGTAACTCTTTCTAAAAAACTTGGGATCAAAACGGTTGCCGAATTTATAGAAGATGAAAGTATATTACATGCAATTCAACAATTGGAAATCGATTATGGACAAGGATACTATATCGGTAAACCTTCGCCCGAAATGGGGACAATCGATTGA
- a CDS encoding DUF2726 domain-containing protein — MPVDQILIFALFLLILFFILVFFWKKPPLKYKAVEKIFTPSERKFFIYLQQAIGSEYYIFAKVRAADVLLPITTKDRSRWQSAFNKVACKHFDYVLCDAKLDIVAALELDDASHSRADRIERDRFIEWACKSAGVPLIRVKTAKSYDIKELRSQILKQCKG, encoded by the coding sequence TTGCCAGTAGATCAAATTCTTATTTTTGCTCTATTCTTATTGATACTCTTTTTCATTCTCGTCTTTTTTTGGAAAAAACCGCCGTTAAAATACAAAGCTGTTGAAAAGATATTTACACCAAGTGAGAGAAAGTTTTTTATTTATTTGCAACAAGCCATAGGGAGTGAGTATTACATTTTTGCCAAAGTGAGAGCGGCAGATGTTTTACTGCCTATCACTACGAAAGATCGAAGCAGATGGCAAAGTGCTTTTAACAAAGTTGCGTGTAAACATTTTGACTATGTACTGTGTGATGCGAAACTGGATATCGTGGCTGCTTTGGAGCTAGATGATGCATCACATTCCAGAGCCGATCGCATAGAGAGAGATCGCTTCATAGAGTGGGCCTGTAAAAGTGCAGGTGTTCCACTCATACGGGTAAAAACGGCAAAAAGCTATGATATTAAAGAGCTTCGTTCCCAGATTTTGAAGCAATGTAAGGGATAG
- a CDS encoding FAD-dependent oxidoreductase, with the protein MKVAIIGGGVAGASTAIYLGRLGIECTLFEKKTRLISGPPACHLHAGGNLYPDISDEQRKQLLRESIEFLRFYPQAIEKRPTLLAVPKDIPIDIDELIDRTKQLAHFYQELIQSDPANEVLGKPENYFLTFSKADVLALRGQKPRKIPQTPKEWLIPFANEVDLEKLKSPVILVQEYGINIFRLSAIAELQLANADLRLSSKVVDVKENGDGFIVVSQNNHGMKEEFFDILINAAGFESGIIDDFLGYYRERLVEFKAAYIAKYHSEYLYPEIIFHGIRGTDKGMAQFTPYPAGYYQLHGMRKDITLFRDGVAKSEPPSSQPKLPQKYVDFIEKGFDPELAYERTKKAIWYVSRYIPPFSKALPTSTPLFGAQQVPGRDLSLRAAEISFEGDRYARCEIVKVSSIFTMADAIVQKLIKLQALPHTSQGIRIEGEILDEKSIDHLARTIAAQRGYPTAMAKLSIPYIASKSGNEAL; encoded by the coding sequence ATGAAAGTAGCGATTATCGGTGGCGGTGTAGCAGGAGCAAGTACCGCAATCTATCTGGGGAGACTGGGGATTGAATGTACACTTTTTGAAAAGAAAACTCGTTTAATCTCAGGGCCACCGGCGTGCCATCTCCATGCAGGCGGTAATCTCTATCCAGATATCAGCGATGAACAAAGAAAGCAGCTCTTACGAGAATCGATCGAATTTTTGCGTTTCTATCCTCAAGCCATCGAGAAACGACCAACGCTTTTGGCTGTACCTAAAGATATACCTATCGATATCGATGAGTTGATAGACCGCACGAAACAACTGGCTCATTTTTATCAGGAACTTATCCAGTCCGATCCAGCAAATGAGGTGTTAGGTAAACCAGAAAACTACTTTTTGACTTTTTCAAAAGCAGATGTTTTGGCACTGCGAGGCCAAAAGCCCAGAAAGATTCCCCAAACACCAAAAGAGTGGCTCATTCCTTTTGCCAATGAAGTGGACCTCGAAAAGCTCAAATCTCCTGTCATTTTAGTACAAGAGTATGGTATCAACATCTTCCGCCTCAGCGCCATTGCCGAACTTCAACTTGCAAATGCCGATCTGCGTCTTAGCTCGAAAGTCGTAGATGTGAAGGAAAATGGGGATGGATTTATTGTCGTTTCTCAAAACAATCATGGGATGAAAGAGGAGTTTTTTGATATCTTGATCAATGCAGCCGGTTTTGAAAGCGGTATCATCGACGACTTTTTAGGGTATTACCGTGAAAGACTTGTCGAGTTCAAAGCTGCATATATTGCAAAATATCATAGCGAATATCTCTATCCAGAGATAATTTTTCACGGTATACGAGGAACAGACAAAGGAATGGCACAGTTTACCCCATATCCAGCAGGATACTATCAGCTTCACGGTATGCGAAAAGATATCACTCTTTTCAGAGACGGTGTGGCAAAGAGTGAACCTCCCTCAAGCCAACCAAAATTGCCTCAAAAATATGTCGACTTCATCGAAAAGGGTTTTGATCCCGAGCTTGCATATGAACGGACCAAAAAAGCCATCTGGTATGTCAGTCGCTACATTCCTCCGTTTTCCAAAGCGCTGCCCACTAGTACGCCACTTTTTGGAGCCCAGCAAGTCCCCGGAAGGGATTTGAGTTTAAGAGCTGCAGAAATCTCTTTTGAAGGGGACAGGTATGCAAGATGTGAAATCGTCAAAGTCTCATCCATTTTCACCATGGCCGATGCCATCGTCCAAAAACTCATCAAATTGCAAGCCCTGCCTCATACATCCCAAGGAATTCGGATAGAGGGTGAGATACTAGATGAAAAAAGTATCGATCACTTGGCTCGAACAATCGCTGCACAAAGAGGCTATCCAACAGCAATGGCAAAACTCTCTATCCCTTACATTGCTTCAAAATCTGGGAACGAAGCTCTTTAA